In Mycolicibacterium gadium, the genomic window GATATGGGTCTGGTCGACCGTTTTGAGCGAAAGCTCGAGTCGACCGTCGGCGATGCTTTCGCACGGGTGTTCGGCGGATCGATCGTTCCGCAAGAGGTCGAGGCGATGCTTCGGCGCGAGGCAGAGACCGGTGCGCGCGAATTGGCCGCCGGGCGAGTTTTGGCGCCAAACGACTACGTCATTACCCTCAGTGTGCCTGACTATCAGGAGGTGAGTGCCGACCCGGACCTCACACCAACGACTTTTGCCAAGCACTTGGAGGGATACATCCATGAGCAGGGATGGCAAACGTATGGTGATGTGGTCGTCAGGTTCGAACAATCATCCAGCCTGCACACCGGACAATTTCGCGCGCGGGGGGCGGTCAATCCCGACTCCACCAGTGGCGATCCCGCCTCACCACCCCGAGACCTTTCGTCCAACGCAGAATCAGGAGTACCGATGAGCGACAACCCGACGCAATATGGCGGCCAGGCTCAGGGGCGGCCCGGCGACGAGTATTACGACGACCGATACGGCCGGCCAGACGACCGCGGACAGGATCCCCGCGGCCCCTACCCGCCGCAGGAGCAGGGCGGCTACCCGCCCCAGCGCGACGCGGGCTACCCACCGCGCCAGGGCGGCTATCCCGACCAAGGCGGCTATCCCGACCAGGGCGGCTACCCGGACCAGGGCGGCTATCCGGACCAGGGGGGCTACCCACCGCCGTCATACGAGCAGCGCCCGCCTGCCGGCTACGGCCCACCCCAGGGCGGCGGCGGATACCCGGATCAGGGCTACCGTCAGGCACCCGGCGGCTACGGCCCGCCCCCAGGTGGCCAGCAGCAGGGCTACCAGCCGCCGGCGAGTGACTACGACTACGGCCGTCCGCCTGCGCCATCGCGGCCCGACGACGGTGGCTACGGCCGCCCGTCCTATCCCGATCAGGGCGGTTACCCCGACCAAGGCGGCTATCCCGATCAGGGCGGGTACGGCGGACAGGCCTACGGCCGCCAGGACCAGGGCTACGGAGGCCAACCCGACTACGGCCGCTACGACCAGGGCGGTGCCGGATACGCCGAGCCCGGCTATGGCGAACCCCAGGGCGGCTACGACTACGGCCAGCCCGCGGGCGGCGGCTATGGCTACGGGCAGAGTGACTACCCCGCTGCCGGAGCCACCGTCACGCTGCAGCTCGACGACGGCAGCGGCCGGACTTACCAGCTGCGTGAAGGCGCGAACGTGATCGGTCGCGGACAGGACGCCCAGTTCCGCCTGCCCGACACCGGCGTCTCCCGCCGGCACCTGGAAATCCGCTGGGACGGCCAGGTCGCCCTGCTCGCCGAC contains:
- a CDS encoding DUF3662 and FHA domain-containing protein gives rise to the protein MGLVDRFERKLESTVGDAFARVFGGSIVPQEVEAMLRREAETGARELAAGRVLAPNDYVITLSVPDYQEVSADPDLTPTTFAKHLEGYIHEQGWQTYGDVVVRFEQSSSLHTGQFRARGAVNPDSTSGDPASPPRDLSSNAESGVPMSDNPTQYGGQAQGRPGDEYYDDRYGRPDDRGQDPRGPYPPQEQGGYPPQRDAGYPPRQGGYPDQGGYPDQGGYPDQGGYPDQGGYPPPSYEQRPPAGYGPPQGGGGYPDQGYRQAPGGYGPPPGGQQQGYQPPASDYDYGRPPAPSRPDDGGYGRPSYPDQGGYPDQGGYPDQGGYGGQAYGRQDQGYGGQPDYGRYDQGGAGYAEPGYGEPQGGYDYGQPAGGGYGYGQSDYPAAGATVTLQLDDGSGRTYQLREGANVIGRGQDAQFRLPDTGVSRRHLEIRWDGQVALLADLNSTNGTTVNNAPVQEWQLADGDVIRLGHSEIVVRVH